Genomic segment of Pseudobdellovibrionaceae bacterium:
AAAGTCCTTTGTGTACGAGGTTCGATATCAAACACCAAACGATAAGTGGCATTTTTTAGAAGAGCCTGATTTTGAATCTCACGCGCCATAAGTGAAAATCTGCGCACTTCCGCACGAATCTCACGGTCGCTTTTAGAAAACATGGTAGGAACTAAAATGGCGGCAATGCCGCCCACAATCAACAGAACAATTAAGAGTTCCATTAAAGTGAAGCCCACAGCGGAAAAGACTTTACTGTTCTTAAACAAAGAGTAAAGCGGGTAAGCTGTGGACTTCTTAAACATGGAGGTCCTTTAACTGTTAGATTTCATCAAAAGAGATGTCTTCGTCATAACCCGATCCACCCTCTTGACCATCTTTGCCAAAAGATTTCAAAACAAAACCGCCACCTTCAAGCTCGTAAATAAAATCTCTATTCCAAGCGTCTTTAAGATCTTTGCCGCCTCTCATGTAAGGTGTAGGGCCCCAGTTGTCGCACACATCTTCGCTAGGTTTTTGTATAAGTTGATCTAAAGAGGTAGGGTATTGGTTGCAATCTCCATAAAAAGATTCAAGAGCAGTAGATACTTTACCCATAGAGATTTTTGTCATACGCACATTGGCTTTGTCTCTTTGACCTGTCACGTTGGGTAATAATAAGGCCATAAGACCGCCTAAGATCACCAGAACGATCATGATTTCGACTAAAGTAAAACCTTGTTGAGATAGTGTGGGTTTGTTTTTTTGCACAGTAAATCCTCCGAGTGTGTATATTATGATAAACTTCATTTTTGTCTTATGTATATTAGCCTGCAAAGTTTTGCATTTCAAACATTGGAACAATGATTGAGAAAACCACGATAGCAATAACGCCACCCATCATGATGAGCATCACAGGTTCTAATAAAGAGGTGAGCCCTTCAATCTCGTTTTTGACTTGAAAGTCATAGGCGTCACTGACTTGGTTGAGCATATTTTCCAGCTCGCCAGTTTTTTCACCCACGTTGATCATGTGGATCACAATAGGGGGGAATTGTCCTGATTTTTTTAAAGGACCCGCAATGGATTCCCCTTCGCGAATGTTTTCGCGGGCTTTGTCCACGGCTTTGGCCAGAACTTCATTGTTCACCACGTTTCTCACTATGGCTAGGGAATTTAGCATAGGCACACCCCCAGCCAGTAGGGTAGAGAGGGTTCGAGTGAAGCGACTCACAGCAATGATACGGGCTAATTTTCCAATGACAGGTAAGTTTAAGACAATGGCGTCCCAAGATTCTTCGCCTTTTGGAGTGCGTTTCCACGAGATGAAGATGGCGACAGTAATACCAATAAGAATCAGCATTCCCAACCAGTTAGCGACAACAAAATCACTTAAATTAAAAACCACTTGTGAGATCCATGGCAGTTCCAGTCCTTCTTCGGCATCAAACACTTCACGCATTTTAGGCACAAGGAACACAAAAAGACCGATCATCACTAGAATGGTAAAGCTGATCATAATGCTGGGGTAAATCATAGCAGACTTAACTTTGCTGCTTAACTCATGCTGTGCTTCTAAAAATTCGGCCAGACGAATGAGAATCACATCCAAAGTTCCTGACATTTCCCCCGCTTCACACATAGAGACATAAATCTTATTAAAAATCTTGGGATACTTTAAAAGTCCTTTATAGAAACTTCCCCCTTCGTTCACAAAATTGCGGATATCTGCAAAAGCCAATTTTAATTTTTGGTTTTCAGACTGTTCTGCAACGGCTCCTAAGGCTTCGACTAGGGGAATGGAAGCTTTAAGCAGTG
This window contains:
- the gspF gene encoding type II secretion system inner membrane protein GspF — its product is MPIFEYKGINKQGRTVKGQTDAENIRAARLKLKKDGIFASEIKDKTKKKSKGSTATGSNAKVNIQDLSQTTRQLATLLKASIPLVEALGAVAEQSENQKLKLAFADIRNFVNEGGSFYKGLLKYPKIFNKIYVSMCEAGEMSGTLDVILIRLAEFLEAQHELSSKVKSAMIYPSIMISFTILVMIGLFVFLVPKMREVFDAEEGLELPWISQVVFNLSDFVVANWLGMLILIGITVAIFISWKRTPKGEESWDAIVLNLPVIGKLARIIAVSRFTRTLSTLLAGGVPMLNSLAIVRNVVNNEVLAKAVDKARENIREGESIAGPLKKSGQFPPIVIHMINVGEKTGELENMLNQVSDAYDFQVKNEIEGLTSLLEPVMLIMMGGVIAIVVFSIIVPMFEMQNFAG
- the gspG gene encoding type II secretion system major pseudopilin GspG, with amino-acid sequence MKFIIIYTLGGFTVQKNKPTLSQQGFTLVEIMIVLVILGGLMALLLPNVTGQRDKANVRMTKISMGKVSTALESFYGDCNQYPTSLDQLIQKPSEDVCDNWGPTPYMRGGKDLKDAWNRDFIYELEGGGFVLKSFGKDGQEGGSGYDEDISFDEI